In Mycobacterium sp. 050128, one genomic interval encodes:
- a CDS encoding lytic transglycosylase domain-containing protein, giving the protein MRIGGRLGAHPAVAAVRKSRLPVTRAQAFSVAVISPLVFAGAVGATPEPFHGHAKSPIPSVHAVIAPVAAVSPTVPDLSGPVLIAIDRAPTAFHVAAGASSAPPPPRVVNAPGALGIPMMALTAYRNAEQKMSVSDPACGVSWNLLAGIGRIESGHAGGGAVDARGTAVTPIYGPSLDGTLPGNEVIVSSNVGNRVTYARAMGPMQFLPGTWARYAADGDGDGIADPQNLFDSTLTAAHYLCSGGLNLRDPAQVMAAILRYNNSTAYAQNVLGWAAAYATGVVPVDLPPITGPPPPLGNAHDEHPEGLGPGLPINMIGLPQDDPMARMPLIDLTGQQQQVTPSSPMFPWMTPPPNTSPIQGHMPGCTVICISSQTPPPGGPQLGPQPFAPLAPPPPPNAAPPWAPQAPPAPQPFAPAAPAPAPAAPAPAAAVPAG; this is encoded by the coding sequence GTGCGCATAGGGGGTCGCTTGGGTGCCCACCCGGCCGTCGCGGCGGTGCGGAAGTCGAGGCTTCCGGTTACCCGGGCACAGGCCTTCAGCGTGGCGGTGATCAGCCCGTTGGTGTTCGCGGGTGCCGTCGGCGCCACGCCTGAGCCGTTTCACGGACACGCGAAGAGCCCCATCCCGTCGGTGCATGCCGTCATCGCCCCGGTCGCCGCGGTCTCCCCGACCGTCCCCGATCTGTCCGGACCGGTTCTCATCGCCATCGACCGCGCGCCGACGGCCTTCCACGTCGCGGCGGGCGCCTCCTCGGCACCGCCGCCGCCCAGAGTGGTGAATGCGCCTGGTGCGCTGGGCATTCCGATGATGGCGCTGACCGCATACCGCAACGCCGAACAGAAGATGTCGGTGTCCGACCCGGCCTGCGGCGTCAGCTGGAATCTGCTGGCCGGCATCGGACGCATCGAATCCGGGCATGCCGGCGGCGGCGCCGTCGACGCCCGCGGCACCGCGGTCACCCCGATCTACGGCCCCTCGCTGGACGGCACGCTGCCCGGCAACGAGGTGATCGTCTCCAGCAACGTCGGCAACCGCGTCACCTACGCCCGCGCGATGGGACCCATGCAGTTCCTGCCCGGCACCTGGGCACGATATGCCGCCGACGGCGACGGCGACGGCATCGCCGACCCGCAGAACCTGTTCGACTCGACGCTGACGGCCGCGCACTACCTGTGCAGTGGCGGGCTGAACCTGCGCGACCCGGCCCAGGTGATGGCCGCGATTCTGCGCTACAACAACTCGACGGCCTACGCCCAGAACGTGCTGGGCTGGGCCGCGGCATACGCCACCGGCGTCGTCCCGGTCGACCTGCCGCCGATCACCGGGCCGCCGCCCCCGCTCGGCAACGCGCACGACGAGCACCCCGAGGGCCTCGGGCCCGGCCTTCCGATCAACATGATCGGCCTGCCGCAGGACGACCCGATGGCGCGGATGCCGCTGATCGACCTGACCGGCCAGCAGCAGCAGGTCACGCCGTCGTCGCCGATGTTCCCCTGGATGACGCCGCCGCCCAATACGTCGCCGATTCAGGGGCACATGCCCGGGTGCACGGTGATCTGCATCAGCTCGCAAACCCCGCCGCCGGGCGGCCCGCAGTTGGGACCGCAGCCGTTTGCACCGCTGGCCCCGCCGCCGCCACCGAACGCCGCCCCGCCGTGGGCGCCGCAGGCCCCGCCGGCGCCGCAGCCGTTCGCACCGGCAGCGCCGGCGCCCGCCCCGGCCGCCCCGGCTCCGGCCGCGGCCGTTCCGGCCGGCTGA
- a CDS encoding carbohydrate ABC transporter permease → MKGVPRLWNRPPEQRLAFILVAPAATLMLAVTAYPIGYAVWLSLQHNNLATPNDTRFIGLGNYQTILTDRYWWTALAVTLAITVVSVSLEFVLGLALALVMHHTLIGRGVVRTAVLVPYGIVTVVAAYSWYYAWTPGTGYLADLLPHGSAPLTQQIPSLGIVVIAEVWKTTPFMSLLLLAGLALVPEDLVKAGQVDGAGAWLRLTRIMLPIIKPAVVVALLFRTLDAFRIFDNIYVLTEGNNNTGSVSILGYDNLFEGFDVGLGSAISVLIFFCVGVIALIFIKVFGAHQLASAPGGEVDGR, encoded by the coding sequence GTGAAAGGTGTGCCCCGACTCTGGAATCGCCCGCCCGAGCAGCGATTGGCCTTCATCCTCGTTGCGCCCGCGGCGACGCTGATGCTGGCGGTGACGGCCTATCCGATCGGTTACGCGGTCTGGCTGAGCCTGCAGCACAACAATCTGGCCACCCCGAACGACACCAGGTTCATCGGATTGGGCAATTACCAGACGATCCTGACCGACCGGTATTGGTGGACGGCGCTGGCGGTGACGCTGGCCATCACGGTGGTGTCGGTGTCGCTCGAGTTCGTGCTCGGCCTGGCGCTTGCCTTGGTGATGCATCACACCCTGATCGGCAGGGGTGTGGTTCGCACCGCGGTGCTGGTGCCGTACGGCATCGTGACCGTGGTCGCGGCCTACAGCTGGTACTACGCCTGGACGCCGGGCACCGGCTATCTGGCCGACCTGCTGCCGCATGGCAGCGCGCCGCTGACCCAGCAGATCCCGTCGCTGGGCATCGTCGTGATCGCCGAGGTCTGGAAGACGACGCCGTTCATGTCGCTGCTGCTGCTGGCCGGGCTGGCGCTGGTGCCAGAGGATTTGGTGAAGGCCGGGCAGGTCGACGGCGCCGGCGCCTGGCTGCGGCTGACCAGGATCATGCTGCCGATCATCAAGCCGGCGGTGGTGGTCGCGCTGCTGTTCCGGACCCTGGACGCCTTTCGTATTTTCGACAACATCTATGTGCTGACCGAGGGCAACAACAACACCGGTTCGGTGTCGATCCTGGGCTACGACAACCTGTTTGAGGGTTTCGACGTCGGCCTCGGCTCGGCGATCAGCGTGCTGATCTTCTTCTGTGTGGGCGTCATCGCGCTGATCTTCATCAAGGTGTTCGGCGCCCACCAACTCGCATCAGCCCCGGGTGGTGAGGTCGA
- a CDS encoding DUF4190 domain-containing protein — protein sequence MTAPGGASGEDAAHPHAAGGQRPDQPGWAAPWNPPGAPPPADYPAPPYPPLEYPHFTPPFGYQQPPGAPSYPPGPAQFGGPPPGYGPAPYPGGYYPAPDYPGDYWSHEAIPSGTNGMAIAALITSFTGLFCCVGGIVAIVLGTIAIDQIKRTRQDGYGMAVAGIVIGIATLVVALIVMIFAVHSH from the coding sequence ATGACAGCTCCCGGGGGTGCCAGCGGAGAAGATGCCGCCCATCCGCACGCGGCGGGCGGGCAGCGTCCTGACCAACCGGGATGGGCAGCCCCCTGGAATCCCCCGGGCGCACCTCCACCAGCGGACTATCCGGCCCCGCCCTATCCCCCGCTCGAATACCCGCACTTCACCCCGCCGTTCGGCTACCAGCAGCCGCCCGGCGCACCGTCCTACCCACCGGGACCTGCGCAATTCGGCGGCCCGCCACCCGGGTACGGTCCCGCGCCGTATCCCGGCGGTTATTACCCGGCACCGGATTATCCGGGCGATTACTGGTCGCACGAGGCCATCCCGTCCGGTACGAACGGGATGGCGATCGCGGCGCTGATCACATCGTTCACCGGCTTGTTCTGCTGCGTCGGCGGGATCGTGGCGATCGTGCTGGGCACCATCGCGATCGACCAGATCAAGCGGACCCGCCAAGACGGTTACGGCATGGCCGTCGCCGGCATCGTGATCGGCATCGCGACCCTGGTCGTGGCTCTGATCGTGATGATTTTTGCGGTGCATTCCCATTAA
- a CDS encoding extracellular solute-binding protein produces MSRHGRVRRLSAIVLAILTVSVLPACGSGHGGLVVTFYTPAADGATFDEVARRCSQEAGGRYTVSHISLPRAPGAQRLQYARRLAGHDRTMDVMSLDVIWTAEFAEAGWVLPLSDDPAGRAEADATEDTLPGPLATAGWKHKLYAAPITTNTQLLWYRTDLVHQPPQDWNGMVAEATRLHAAGLPSWIAVQAHQDEGLVVWFNTLLVSGGGQVLSDDGRHVTLTDTAEHRAATVGALRILKAVSTAPGADPSINRTDSSTARLALEQGNTALEVNWPYVMASMLENAVKGGVNFLPLNRDPALAGSINQFGTFVPNDEQFQIAYRASQKVFGFAPYPGVAPGRPAKVTIGGLNLAVASTTRHKAEAFEAIRCLRNLQNQKYISIGGGLPAVRTSVYTDPQFQAKYPMYTIIRQQLTDAAVRPATPAYQAVSIRLAAALSPITEIDPERTADELAIQVRKAIDGKGLLP; encoded by the coding sequence GTGAGTCGCCACGGGCGGGTGCGCCGATTAAGCGCAATCGTGCTGGCGATACTGACCGTGTCGGTGCTGCCCGCCTGCGGGTCCGGCCACGGCGGCCTGGTGGTCACCTTCTACACCCCGGCCGCCGACGGCGCGACGTTTGACGAAGTCGCGCGGCGCTGCAGCCAGGAGGCCGGCGGCCGGTACACCGTCTCGCACATCAGTCTCCCCAGAGCCCCTGGCGCGCAACGGTTGCAATACGCCCGTCGGCTGGCCGGTCATGACCGCACGATGGACGTGATGTCGCTGGACGTGATTTGGACCGCGGAGTTCGCCGAAGCGGGCTGGGTGCTGCCGCTGTCCGACGACCCGGCCGGTCGGGCCGAGGCCGACGCGACCGAAGACACGTTGCCGGGCCCGCTCGCGACGGCTGGCTGGAAACACAAGCTGTACGCCGCGCCCATCACGACGAACACCCAATTATTGTGGTACAGAACAGATTTGGTGCATCAACCACCGCAGGATTGGAACGGCATGGTCGCCGAGGCGACCCGATTGCACGCCGCCGGGTTGCCCAGCTGGATCGCCGTGCAGGCCCACCAGGACGAGGGCCTGGTGGTGTGGTTCAACACGCTGCTGGTCAGCGGCGGCGGTCAGGTACTCTCCGACGACGGCCGGCACGTCACCCTGACCGACACTGCGGAACACCGGGCCGCCACCGTCGGCGCCCTGCGCATCCTCAAGGCGGTGAGCACCGCGCCGGGAGCCGACCCGTCGATCAACCGCACCGACTCAAGCACGGCGCGGCTGGCGCTCGAACAGGGCAACACCGCGCTGGAAGTCAACTGGCCCTACGTCATGGCGTCGATGCTGGAGAACGCGGTCAAGGGTGGCGTGAACTTCCTTCCGCTCAACCGGGATCCCGCGCTGGCCGGCAGCATCAACCAGTTCGGCACTTTCGTGCCCAACGATGAGCAATTCCAGATCGCGTATCGGGCCAGCCAAAAGGTGTTCGGCTTCGCGCCCTACCCCGGCGTGGCGCCGGGCCGGCCGGCCAAGGTGACGATCGGCGGGCTGAACCTGGCGGTGGCCAGCACCACCCGGCACAAGGCCGAGGCCTTCGAGGCCATCCGGTGCCTGCGCAACCTGCAGAACCAGAAGTACATCTCGATCGGCGGCGGCCTGCCGGCGGTGCGGACATCGGTGTACACCGACCCGCAATTCCAGGCCAAATACCCGATGTACACAATCATTCGCCAGCAGTTGACCGACGCCGCGGTGCGACCCGCGACGCCGGCCTACCAAGCGGTGTCCATTCGGCTGGCGGCGGCGCTGAGCCCGATCACCGAGATCGACCCGGAGCGCACCGCCGACGAGCTCGCCATCCAGGTACGCAAGGCGATCGACGGTAAGGGGCTGTTGCCGTGA
- a CDS encoding DUF1003 domain-containing protein — MSKSAPVRRLYTPRTSRGLSLRLDPEAVGQSTEAIARFFGTGRYLLIQTVIVIVWIAINLVAVSWRFDPYPFILLNLAFSTQAAYAAPLILLAQNRQENRDRVTLDEDRRRAAQTKADTEYLSRELAALRLAIGEVVTREFLRDELEELRALLTRPDVQIPAEEPPTRR, encoded by the coding sequence GTGAGCAAGTCGGCGCCGGTACGGCGGCTCTACACCCCGCGGACGTCGCGCGGCCTGTCCCTGCGCTTGGATCCCGAGGCGGTGGGGCAGAGCACCGAGGCCATCGCGCGCTTCTTCGGCACCGGCCGCTACCTGCTGATCCAGACCGTCATCGTGATCGTGTGGATCGCGATCAACCTGGTCGCGGTGAGTTGGCGCTTCGACCCGTACCCGTTCATCCTGCTGAACCTGGCCTTCTCCACCCAGGCCGCCTACGCCGCACCGCTGATCCTGCTGGCCCAGAACCGTCAGGAGAACCGGGACCGGGTCACCCTCGACGAGGATCGTCGCCGCGCCGCCCAGACCAAAGCCGACACCGAATATTTGTCGCGCGAGCTGGCCGCCCTGCGGCTGGCGATCGGGGAGGTTGTGACCCGCGAATTCCTGCGTGACGAGCTGGAGGAACTACGCGCCCTGCTGACCAGACCGGACGTGCAGATCCCGGCCGAGGAGCCCCCGACCCGCCGGTGA
- a CDS encoding general stress protein, giving the protein MTSPFQPGQVPGATPTGAAAGRRSVPQLPTPPKGWPVGSYPTYAEAQRAVDYLSEQQFPVQQVTIVGVDLMQVERVTGRLSWPKVLGGGVLSGAWLGLFIGLVLGFFSPNPWGALATGLVAGVFFGLITSAVPYSMARGTRDFSSTMQLVAGRYDVLCDPQNAERARDLLARLAI; this is encoded by the coding sequence ATGACTAGTCCTTTCCAGCCTGGCCAAGTCCCTGGTGCAACGCCCACTGGCGCGGCCGCGGGCCGGCGCAGTGTGCCGCAGTTGCCGACTCCGCCCAAGGGCTGGCCGGTGGGCTCCTATCCCACCTATGCCGAAGCGCAGCGCGCCGTCGACTACCTGTCCGAGCAGCAGTTCCCGGTGCAGCAGGTGACCATCGTCGGCGTCGACCTGATGCAGGTCGAGCGGGTCACCGGCCGCCTTTCGTGGCCCAAGGTGCTCGGTGGTGGTGTGCTCAGCGGGGCCTGGCTCGGGCTGTTCATCGGGTTGGTGCTCGGCTTCTTCAGCCCCAACCCGTGGGGCGCGCTGGCGACCGGCTTGGTTGCCGGGGTGTTCTTCGGTTTGATCACTTCCGCTGTTCCGTACTCAATGGCCCGTGGCACGCGGGATTTCAGCTCGACGATGCAATTGGTTGCCGGCCGCTACGACGTACTCTGCGATCCGCAGAATGCCGAGCGGGCCCGGGATTTGCTTGCGCGACTGGCGATTTGA